The Sulfitobacter sp. S223 genome has a window encoding:
- a CDS encoding SDR family NAD(P)-dependent oxidoreductase, protein MTKNDPSRLDGKLAIVTGGGSGIGAATAHIFAQAGATVLVTGRRLEPLKTVADAIGGHAITCDVSQQDQVDAMFDEALRITGRVDVVLNNAGGPGPIAAVADVDMAEWVACMNVNLVGAMHVLQAAAKIMGAQKSGSIINMSSLMGIQGYPMRSAYVASKFALIGITETMARELGPLGVRVNALMPGAVSGENMDRILAKRAAAEGLPVEEIERQNYTDVAALKRWVTPEEVGRAALYYACDLSSAITGDKMKVDCGRF, encoded by the coding sequence ATGACGAAAAATGACCCCAGCCGCCTTGACGGCAAGCTTGCAATCGTGACCGGCGGAGGGTCCGGTATCGGCGCTGCAACGGCGCACATCTTTGCCCAAGCAGGCGCAACTGTGCTTGTCACTGGCCGCAGGCTTGAGCCGCTGAAAACTGTCGCCGATGCGATCGGTGGTCACGCAATCACCTGCGATGTTTCGCAACAGGATCAGGTAGACGCGATGTTTGATGAAGCGCTCAGGATCACTGGCCGCGTCGATGTTGTGCTGAATAACGCCGGTGGGCCCGGCCCGATTGCAGCAGTGGCTGATGTGGATATGGCCGAATGGGTGGCCTGCATGAACGTCAATCTGGTCGGCGCAATGCACGTCTTGCAAGCCGCAGCCAAGATCATGGGCGCCCAAAAATCCGGCTCAATTATAAACATGTCTTCTCTGATGGGTATTCAGGGGTACCCTATGCGATCAGCCTATGTCGCATCAAAATTCGCACTGATCGGCATCACAGAAACGATGGCCCGCGAATTGGGTCCGCTTGGCGTGCGGGTGAATGCGCTGATGCCCGGCGCTGTCTCGGGAGAGAACATGGACCGTATTCTTGCCAAACGCGCAGCGGCAGAAGGCCTACCTGTAGAAGAAATAGAGCGGCAGAACTATACGGATGTTGCCGCGCTCAAACGTTGGGTTACCCCCGAAGAAGTGGGCCGCGCAGCGCTTTATTACGCCTGCGATTTGTCATCGGCCATTACAGGCGACAAAATGAAAGTGGATTGCGGGCGCTTTTAG
- a CDS encoding peptide-methionine (S)-S-oxide reductase: protein MRRGCDPVALRVCPLLTDVQRIGFGGGCHWCTEAVFSALRGVDRVSQGFIVSDPPNDSYSEAVEIAFDPVQVPMQVLVDIHLRTHGSTSNHKMRGKYRSAVYVFSRAQSEEVTDVLRHLAHDFPAPLVTQVLSHRGFKHSDPRFQDYQARNPEAPFCTRYIDPKLDLLRQQYSDWLKKP, encoded by the coding sequence TTGCGGCGCGGATGTGATCCGGTTGCGCTGCGCGTTTGCCCGCTTTTGACGGACGTGCAGCGCATCGGCTTTGGCGGCGGCTGCCATTGGTGTACCGAAGCGGTATTCAGCGCGCTGCGCGGAGTAGATCGGGTATCGCAGGGTTTCATCGTATCTGACCCGCCAAACGACAGCTATTCAGAGGCGGTAGAGATCGCCTTTGATCCGGTGCAAGTGCCAATGCAGGTGCTGGTTGATATTCATCTGCGCACACACGGCAGCACGTCGAACCACAAGATGCGCGGCAAATATCGCAGCGCTGTCTATGTTTTCTCACGGGCACAATCTGAAGAAGTCACAGACGTGTTGCGCCACTTGGCGCACGATTTCCCAGCGCCTTTGGTCACACAGGTCTTGTCCCATCGTGGGTTCAAACATTCTGACCCGCGGTTTCAGGACTACCAAGCGCGCAATCCCGAGGCGCCGTTTTGCACGCGCTACATCGATCCAAAGCTTGACCTGCTTCGGCAGCAGTATTCGGACTGGTTAAAGAAGCCCTGA
- the tal gene encoding transaldolase gives MTNVLDQLRTMTTVVADTGEVAAVKTYKPVDCTTNPSLVLKTLEDPASEELVKREIEAGKSAGLNAEQVTEVLTVAVGAELAALVPGRVSTEVDACLSFDTDASVTRARAIIAEYAKRGVGKEKILIKLAATWEGIRAAEILQDEGIDCNLTLLFSMAQAVACADAKSFLISPFVGRITDWYKKAEGRDSYAPDEDPGVKSVRAIYDYYKSNGIKTVVMGASFRSSDQIKALAGCDNLTIAPSLLDEMAKDTSTLTRVLSPENASGVAPVKMTEALFRWEMNADPMATEKLAEGIRNFDADHKKLIRIIAARM, from the coding sequence ATGACAAATGTGTTGGATCAACTGCGCACCATGACGACCGTGGTTGCCGATACCGGCGAAGTAGCCGCTGTTAAAACCTATAAGCCGGTGGATTGTACCACCAACCCGTCGCTGGTTCTGAAAACGCTGGAAGACCCTGCGTCAGAGGAATTGGTAAAGCGCGAAATCGAAGCGGGCAAAAGTGCCGGTCTGAACGCCGAGCAGGTCACCGAAGTGTTGACCGTTGCCGTGGGCGCAGAGCTGGCAGCACTGGTTCCGGGCCGTGTTTCAACCGAAGTGGATGCGTGCCTGTCTTTTGATACCGATGCATCTGTCACACGTGCGCGGGCGATCATCGCTGAATACGCCAAGCGGGGCGTTGGCAAGGAAAAGATCCTGATCAAGCTTGCCGCGACGTGGGAAGGCATCCGTGCAGCAGAGATCCTGCAAGACGAAGGCATTGATTGTAACCTCACACTGCTCTTCTCGATGGCGCAGGCTGTGGCTTGTGCTGATGCAAAATCTTTCCTGATCTCACCTTTTGTGGGCCGCATCACAGATTGGTACAAAAAGGCCGAGGGCCGTGACAGCTATGCCCCCGATGAAGATCCGGGCGTGAAGTCCGTGCGCGCCATCTATGACTATTACAAATCCAACGGGATCAAGACGGTCGTGATGGGCGCCTCTTTCCGAAGCTCTGATCAGATCAAGGCGCTGGCAGGCTGTGACAACCTGACGATTGCGCCCAGCCTGCTGGATGAGATGGCCAAGGACACAAGCACGCTTACCCGCGTGTTGTCGCCCGAAAACGCAAGCGGTGTCGCTCCGGTCAAAATGACCGAAGCGCTGTTCCGCTGGGAAATGAACGCCGATCCTATGGCGACAGAAAAGCTTGCGGAAGGCATCCGCAACTTCGACGCAGACCACAAGAAACTGATCCGCATTATTGCGGCGCGGATGTGA
- a CDS encoding M20 family metallopeptidase — protein sequence MSRANALTQAASYFDSGALQSDLARLVSYRSESQNPAQADVLVSYLETAMRPRLEAMGFVCSLHDNPTGRGGPFLIALRIEDAALPTVLSYGHGDVVLGQDDQWRAGLEPFTLTEEGDRLYGRGAADNKVQHLVNIAALETVLAVRGKLGFNVKIVMETGEEIGSPGLAEMMKLHKETLESDVLIASDGPRLSADVPTMFMGSRGGIGFDLVVKLRDGAHHSGNWGGLLADPAMILCHALASITDARGQLRIPEWRPTSLTDAVREALRALPVGAAEGQPRVDTDWGEATLTPAERAYGWNSFTILAMKSGTPEAPLNAISGSARASCQLRYVVGTDAQEVLPALRRHLDANGFQQVLIEGADNGIFAATRLEPDHPWVAYVENSITRTTGKPPHVLPNLAGSLPNDCFADILGLPTIWIPHSYLGCNQHAPDEHVLKPVCREAMQIMAGLFWDIGQNTPDQD from the coding sequence ATGTCCCGTGCGAACGCTCTAACCCAAGCTGCCAGCTATTTCGACAGTGGCGCGCTACAATCCGATCTTGCCCGTTTGGTAAGCTACCGCAGCGAAAGCCAGAATCCCGCACAAGCAGATGTGCTTGTCAGCTATCTCGAAACCGCCATGCGCCCGAGGCTTGAGGCGATGGGTTTCGTCTGCTCATTGCATGACAATCCTACCGGACGCGGCGGCCCCTTCCTCATTGCGCTGAGGATCGAGGATGCAGCCCTGCCAACAGTTCTGTCTTACGGTCACGGCGATGTGGTGTTGGGGCAGGATGACCAATGGCGCGCAGGGTTGGAACCCTTCACACTGACCGAAGAGGGTGACAGGCTCTATGGTCGCGGCGCTGCGGACAACAAGGTCCAGCATCTAGTGAATATTGCCGCCCTTGAAACTGTACTCGCGGTGCGCGGCAAGCTGGGTTTCAACGTCAAGATCGTGATGGAAACAGGCGAGGAGATCGGCTCTCCCGGTCTGGCCGAGATGATGAAGTTGCACAAAGAAACGCTTGAATCGGATGTTCTGATTGCGTCGGACGGGCCAAGGTTGAGCGCGGATGTCCCGACGATGTTCATGGGATCACGCGGAGGCATCGGGTTTGATCTGGTGGTGAAACTGCGCGACGGCGCGCATCATTCGGGGAATTGGGGTGGGCTGCTGGCTGATCCGGCGATGATCCTGTGTCATGCGCTGGCCAGCATTACCGATGCGCGCGGTCAGTTGCGGATACCGGAATGGCGGCCAACCAGCCTGACCGATGCGGTGCGCGAGGCACTGCGCGCTCTGCCCGTGGGCGCCGCCGAAGGGCAGCCAAGGGTCGATACCGATTGGGGCGAAGCAACCTTAACACCGGCAGAGCGCGCCTATGGCTGGAACAGCTTCACCATTCTGGCGATGAAATCCGGCACGCCCGAAGCACCGCTGAATGCGATTTCAGGCAGCGCGCGGGCCTCATGCCAACTGCGCTATGTGGTAGGCACCGATGCGCAAGAGGTCCTTCCTGCCTTACGTCGTCATTTGGATGCCAATGGCTTTCAGCAGGTCCTCATCGAAGGGGCGGACAACGGCATCTTTGCCGCGACCAGACTTGAACCCGACCACCCTTGGGTCGCGTATGTAGAGAACTCCATCACGCGCACCACCGGCAAACCGCCCCATGTTTTGCCTAATCTGGCAGGCTCGCTGCCCAATGACTGCTTTGCCGATATTCTGGGCCTGCCAACCATCTGGATTCCGCACAGCTATCTGGGCTGTAACCAGCACGCGCCGGATGAACACGTACTTAAACCCGTCTGCCGCGAGGCCATGCAAATTATGGCCGGTCTGTTCTGGGATATCGGGCAAAACACGCCCGACCAAGACTAG
- the ureG gene encoding urease accessory protein UreG, translating to MTKMNGPLRVGIGGPVGAGKTTLTAAIARALHPHLSLGVITNDIYTQEDAEALMRMQILPQDRVMGVETGGCPHTAIREDASINLAAVAEMQRRHTDLDLVLIESGGDNLSATFSPELADLTLYVIDVAAGEEIPRKGGPAITKSDLLVINKTDLAPHVGASLEVMERDAKRMRGDLPFVFCALRHGEGAEAVVRHIIAAGGLSVPAFAQSEPA from the coding sequence ATGACCAAAATGAATGGCCCCCTGCGGGTCGGCATCGGTGGCCCTGTCGGGGCCGGAAAAACCACTCTTACTGCGGCTATCGCGCGCGCGTTGCATCCTCATCTGTCACTGGGGGTGATCACCAATGACATTTACACCCAAGAGGATGCCGAGGCGTTGATGCGTATGCAAATACTGCCTCAGGACCGCGTTATGGGCGTTGAGACAGGGGGCTGCCCACATACCGCGATCCGCGAGGACGCCTCGATCAATCTGGCGGCTGTGGCCGAGATGCAGCGCCGCCATACCGATCTAGATCTTGTCCTGATTGAAAGTGGCGGCGACAATCTGTCAGCGACCTTCAGTCCGGAGTTGGCAGACCTGACCCTCTATGTGATCGACGTGGCCGCAGGTGAGGAAATTCCGCGGAAAGGCGGCCCTGCCATCACAAAATCCGACCTGCTGGTGATCAACAAGACCGATCTTGCCCCGCATGTCGGTGCCTCGCTGGAGGTGATGGAGCGTGATGCAAAACGCATGCGTGGCGATTTGCCTTTTGTCTTCTGCGCGCTGCGACACGGGGAAGGCGCCGAAGCCGTGGTTCGCCACATCATTGCCGCTGGTGGTCTGTCGGTTCCTGCCTTTGCCCAATCCGAACCAGCCTAG
- a CDS encoding urease accessory protein UreF: MITTTAMTMPTDPILVLSQWFSPAYPLGSFAYSHGLELAIQEGSISTAAQLELWLDDLLHHGTGHTDAIFLQAAYACDDIAGVEMLDAHARAFSPSAERLFESVQQGGAFARTTRDIWGLELPDLLHPVAVGYAARQLDLPVTMTATLYLQAFVANLVSCAVRLVPLGQTDGQAVLRRLSLLCPQITAQAAREGLDGLMSATFAFDIAAMRHETLNHRIFRT, translated from the coding sequence ATGATCACAACCACAGCCATGACCATGCCCACTGATCCGATCCTTGTTCTCAGCCAGTGGTTTTCGCCGGCCTATCCCTTGGGAAGCTTTGCCTATTCGCACGGGCTTGAACTGGCGATACAGGAGGGCAGCATCAGCACTGCCGCGCAGCTGGAACTTTGGCTAGACGATCTGCTGCACCACGGTACGGGACATACTGACGCGATCTTTTTGCAGGCTGCCTATGCCTGTGACGATATTGCTGGCGTTGAGATGCTTGATGCGCATGCACGTGCTTTTTCTCCAAGCGCGGAGCGGTTGTTCGAAAGCGTCCAGCAGGGCGGTGCCTTTGCGCGAACCACCCGTGACATCTGGGGCCTTGAATTGCCGGACCTCCTGCATCCGGTTGCCGTAGGTTATGCAGCACGGCAGCTTGATCTTCCGGTCACCATGACGGCAACCCTGTATTTACAGGCATTCGTTGCAAACCTTGTGTCTTGCGCTGTGCGGCTTGTGCCGCTGGGCCAAACCGACGGGCAGGCGGTGCTACGCCGTCTTAGCCTGCTGTGTCCCCAGATCACTGCGCAGGCGGCTCGGGAGGGGTTGGACGGTTTGATGAGCGCCACTTTCGCCTTTGACATCGCGGCCATGCGACATGAAACACTCAACCACAGGATTTTTCGCACATGA
- a CDS encoding urease accessory protein UreE codes for MTDYLTQTTRAAGTWTGSVPTCELSYDERFLRRKVIQTTDGRSVLVDLPKTTSLNHGDALATAEGQLIEIIAAKEELLEITGDNLVQLAWHIGNRHTPCQIEADHLLIQNDPVIGHMLEHLGAVVTKVQRPFTPEGGAYGHGRTHSHEHGHTAHDHNHSHDHAH; via the coding sequence ATGACTGACTACCTGACCCAAACCACCCGCGCAGCAGGCACTTGGACCGGTTCGGTTCCCACATGCGAGCTAAGCTATGATGAACGTTTTTTGCGCCGGAAGGTGATCCAGACGACCGATGGGCGCAGTGTGCTGGTGGATTTGCCAAAGACAACGTCGCTTAACCACGGCGATGCTCTTGCGACTGCTGAGGGGCAGTTGATCGAAATCATCGCGGCCAAAGAAGAACTGCTTGAGATCACCGGTGACAATCTGGTGCAGCTGGCTTGGCACATCGGCAACCGCCATACACCTTGCCAGATCGAAGCGGATCACCTGCTGATCCAGAATGATCCGGTCATTGGACATATGCTTGAGCATTTGGGCGCAGTGGTCACAAAGGTGCAGCGCCCCTTCACGCCCGAGGGCGGAGCATATGGTCATGGGCGCACCCATAGCCATGAACATGGACACACGGCGCATGATCACAACCACAGCCATGACCATGCCCACTGA
- the ureC gene encoding urease subunit alpha → MPVQIPRAQYAAMYGPTTGDRIRLADTDLVIEVERDLTTYGEEVKFGGGKVIRDGMGQSQISRAGGAMDTVITNALIVDHSGIYKADVALKHGLIAAIGKAGNPDTQSGVDIIIGPGTEIIAGEGRILTAGGMDSHIHFIAPQQMEDALHSGVTTCFGGGTGPAHGTLATTCTPGPWHIGRMLQAFDGIPMNIGLSGKGNASQPEALEEMVRGGACSLKLHEDWGTTPAAIDCCLSVADDMDVQVMIHTDTLNESGFVEHTVAAMKGRTIHAFHTEGAGGGHAPDIIKICGEDYVLPSSTNPTRPFTVNTVEEHLDMLMVCHHLDKSIPEDIAFAESRIRRETIAAEDILHDMGAFSIIASDSQAMGRVGEVLIRTWQTADKMRKQRGRLAEETGDNDNFRVRRYIAKYTINPAIAQGVSHVIGSVEVGKRADLVLWNPAFFGVKPEMVLMAGTIVVAQMGDTNASIPTPQPVYSRPMFGAFGRSLTESSVTFVSGAAHADGIGASLGLAKQTIAVKNTRNIGKKDLILNSALPQVEVDPETYEVRADGVLLTCEPAEVLPMAQRYFMF, encoded by the coding sequence ATGCCGGTTCAAATCCCCCGCGCGCAATATGCGGCCATGTACGGCCCGACCACAGGCGACCGTATCCGCCTAGCTGATACCGATCTGGTTATCGAGGTCGAGCGTGATCTAACAACTTATGGCGAAGAAGTGAAATTCGGTGGCGGTAAGGTGATCCGTGACGGGATGGGCCAAAGCCAGATCAGCCGCGCAGGCGGGGCTATGGATACCGTTATCACGAATGCGCTGATTGTGGATCATTCCGGCATCTACAAAGCGGATGTCGCCCTCAAACACGGGTTGATCGCGGCCATCGGAAAGGCCGGTAATCCCGACACGCAAAGTGGCGTCGACATCATCATCGGGCCGGGCACAGAGATCATCGCAGGCGAGGGGCGCATCCTGACGGCAGGCGGCATGGATAGCCACATACACTTTATTGCGCCACAGCAGATGGAAGACGCGTTGCATTCCGGCGTGACAACTTGTTTCGGGGGTGGGACCGGGCCCGCGCACGGCACGTTGGCCACCACCTGCACGCCGGGTCCGTGGCACATCGGTCGGATGTTGCAGGCGTTTGATGGCATCCCCATGAACATCGGTCTGTCAGGCAAAGGCAACGCAAGCCAGCCCGAAGCGCTGGAAGAAATGGTGCGCGGCGGTGCCTGCTCTCTTAAGTTACACGAGGATTGGGGAACGACCCCCGCGGCGATTGATTGCTGCCTGTCGGTCGCCGACGACATGGATGTGCAGGTGATGATCCACACAGACACCCTGAACGAAAGCGGCTTTGTCGAGCATACCGTAGCGGCCATGAAGGGCCGCACCATCCATGCGTTTCATACCGAAGGGGCAGGGGGCGGTCATGCGCCTGACATCATCAAAATCTGCGGCGAAGACTACGTCTTGCCCAGCTCTACCAACCCCACGCGGCCCTTTACAGTCAACACCGTAGAAGAGCATCTGGACATGCTGATGGTCTGCCATCACCTTGATAAATCCATCCCCGAGGACATCGCCTTTGCCGAAAGCCGCATCCGCCGCGAGACGATTGCAGCAGAAGACATCCTGCATGACATGGGCGCGTTTTCCATCATCGCGTCTGACAGTCAGGCAATGGGGCGCGTGGGCGAGGTGCTGATCCGTACTTGGCAGACAGCTGACAAGATGCGCAAGCAGCGCGGCCGTCTGGCTGAAGAAACCGGCGATAACGACAACTTCCGTGTGCGCCGTTATATTGCGAAATACACCATCAACCCCGCCATTGCGCAGGGCGTCAGTCATGTCATTGGCTCGGTCGAGGTTGGCAAGCGCGCCGATCTGGTTCTGTGGAATCCGGCCTTTTTTGGTGTGAAGCCAGAAATGGTCCTGATGGCGGGCACCATCGTCGTGGCGCAGATGGGCGATACAAACGCCTCCATTCCTACGCCGCAGCCGGTTTATTCGCGCCCGATGTTCGGGGCCTTTGGCCGATCGCTCACGGAATCTTCGGTGACGTTCGTGTCGGGTGCGGCTCACGCCGACGGCATTGGCGCGTCTCTTGGGCTGGCCAAGCAAACCATTGCCGTGAAAAATACCCGCAACATCGGCAAGAAAGACCTGATCCTCAACAGTGCCCTGCCTCAGGTAGAGGTTGATCCGGAGACTTACGAAGTCCGCGCCGATGGCGTTCTGCTGACGTGTGAACCGGCAGAGGTGCTGCCGATGGCGCAGCGATATTTCATGTTCTGA
- a CDS encoding antifreeze protein produces the protein MKYENMLPDPFAYLANTVQVAHMLAEAQMVVGMRLMGMAGIWSVPQAEDSRMVSEKVQAVTRSATDAGAAMMRGETPDKITAAAIKPLRQKTRANAKRLGKRGLKRS, from the coding sequence ATGAAATATGAAAATATGCTACCCGATCCCTTCGCCTATCTCGCCAATACGGTGCAGGTCGCCCATATGCTGGCCGAGGCTCAAATGGTTGTCGGCATGCGCCTGATGGGCATGGCGGGCATCTGGTCTGTCCCCCAGGCAGAGGATTCGCGGATGGTGTCCGAAAAAGTGCAGGCGGTGACCCGCTCTGCGACAGATGCGGGTGCCGCGATGATGCGTGGCGAAACACCTGACAAAATCACAGCCGCCGCAATAAAGCCGTTGCGCCAGAAGACCCGCGCAAACGCAAAACGCCTTGGAAAACGTGGTCTCAAGAGGAGCTGA
- a CDS encoding lysozyme inhibitor LprI family protein → MGPLALAAGLLLGSFFAPVAQAQTAADCISPQAQQMMNACAAKEYQAVDAALNEAWKPAKTFADAIGRGDALLTAQRAWLAYRDAACEVHASPYEGGSIQPLVYSTCMTELTVQRTRMLLDFHAY, encoded by the coding sequence ATGGGGCCTTTGGCGTTGGCCGCCGGGCTGCTGCTCGGATCGTTCTTTGCCCCTGTGGCGCAGGCGCAGACCGCAGCGGACTGTATTTCGCCGCAGGCACAGCAGATGATGAACGCCTGCGCCGCAAAAGAATATCAGGCCGTTGATGCCGCGCTGAATGAAGCATGGAAACCGGCCAAAACCTTTGCAGATGCCATTGGCCGGGGGGATGCGTTGTTGACTGCACAGCGCGCATGGCTGGCATACCGCGATGCTGCTTGCGAAGTACACGCAAGCCCCTATGAGGGGGGCTCGATACAGCCGCTGGTTTACAGCACTTGTATGACTGAACTGACTGTGCAGCGCACGCGAATGCTGCTTGATTTCCACGCTTATTAG
- a CDS encoding urease subunit gamma — translation MQLTPREKDKLLIAMAAEVARKRLARGVKLNHPEAIALITDAVVEGARDGRSVADMMEAGGHVITRDQCMEGVPEMIHDVQVEATFPDGTKLVTVHNPIR, via the coding sequence ATGCAATTGACCCCCCGAGAAAAAGACAAACTATTGATCGCCATGGCCGCAGAGGTGGCGCGTAAACGCCTTGCCCGTGGGGTGAAGTTGAACCACCCCGAAGCAATCGCTCTGATCACTGATGCGGTGGTGGAGGGGGCGCGGGACGGCCGCTCTGTGGCGGATATGATGGAGGCGGGCGGCCATGTGATTACCCGCGATCAATGTATGGAAGGGGTGCCCGAAATGATCCACGACGTACAGGTCGAGGCGACCTTTCCCGATGGCACCAAGCTGGTGACCGTTCATAATCCGATCCGTTGA
- a CDS encoding urease accessory protein UreD produces MSLDNHTLPDEAAAAHCAVPPRARGAVSLFVHSRDGGTHLSGLRQSGCLKCILPKVFRSDAEAVLVNTAGGVTGGDRIEVGATLDEGAHLSITTQAAERIYRTVDGTTGQIASRFDVGQGAQLNWLPQETILFDRARLSRKLEINLSKDARLLMCETLVFGRAAMGERVHDLHLLDRIDVSRDGVPVYRDGIRLNGDASALLGRAAMANGAGVVATLAFAAPEAEQMLAKVRALLPETAGASLRSPGLLVLRALAEDSLSLRRFMIPVLELLSSQPLPAVWRL; encoded by the coding sequence ATGAGTCTGGATAATCACACCTTGCCCGATGAGGCCGCTGCTGCGCACTGCGCCGTCCCGCCGCGCGCGAGGGGGGCGGTTTCGCTGTTTGTCCATTCACGGGACGGCGGCACCCACCTGTCCGGATTGCGTCAGTCAGGATGCCTCAAGTGTATCCTGCCCAAAGTGTTTCGTTCTGACGCCGAGGCGGTGCTGGTAAATACCGCTGGCGGTGTTACCGGCGGGGATCGGATCGAAGTGGGTGCGACGCTGGACGAGGGCGCACACCTGAGTATCACGACCCAAGCGGCCGAACGCATTTACCGGACTGTTGATGGAACGACGGGCCAGATCGCATCGCGGTTCGACGTGGGCCAAGGCGCGCAGCTTAATTGGTTGCCGCAAGAAACCATTCTGTTCGATCGCGCGCGCCTGTCGCGCAAACTGGAGATAAATCTGAGCAAGGATGCCCGGCTGTTGATGTGCGAAACGCTTGTCTTCGGTCGCGCGGCGATGGGGGAGCGCGTGCATGATCTGCATTTGCTGGACCGCATTGATGTCAGTCGAGATGGTGTGCCGGTGTATCGTGATGGCATCCGGTTGAATGGTGATGCCAGCGCACTGCTTGGGCGTGCGGCTATGGCGAATGGCGCGGGCGTGGTGGCCACGCTGGCCTTTGCCGCGCCAGAGGCCGAACAAATGCTGGCAAAAGTGCGTGCGTTGCTGCCCGAAACCGCAGGTGCCAGTCTGCGCAGCCCCGGCCTGCTTGTCCTGCGCGCTTTGGCCGAGGATAGCCTGAGCTTGCGTCGTTTTATGATACCCGTGCTGGAATTGCTTTCCAGCCAACCGCTACCTGCTGTCTGGAGACTGTGA